The proteins below come from a single Deltaproteobacteria bacterium genomic window:
- a CDS encoding ATP-binding cassette domain-containing protein — MLELRGLSKHFGGVKAVDELDLTVNEGEIVGLIGPNGSGKSTTINLICGVFGVTAGTIRFHGELMNGKPPHQRLRAGIARTFQNIR; from the coding sequence GTGCTTGAACTGCGTGGGCTGTCAAAGCATTTCGGCGGCGTCAAGGCCGTCGACGAGCTGGACCTCACCGTCAACGAGGGCGAGATCGTGGGCCTGATCGGCCCCAACGGATCGGGCAAGAGCACCACCATCAACCTGATCTGCGGCGTCTTCGGCGTCACCGCCGGGACGATCCGATTCCACGGAGAGCTGATGAACGGCAAGCCGCCGCATCAGCGCCTGCGGGCGGGCATCGCCCGTACCTTCCAGAACATTCG
- a CDS encoding branched-chain amino acid ABC transporter permease: MSYYLGLAQLIGIHTLLGLSAYVLMLTGQLSLGQAGFFAIGAYCAGILTVIFELHIVPALLAGALFAAFFAFLVGFPALRVKGLMLVVATIAFGDFVRLFFFNLSWRVPRDGIHVGPDSTNGFREIRYFVANGWSPWEITLFVWTFVVLVMAALWWMDRSRAGAVLRAVGEDELAAQSVGISLTTVKVTAMTVGGFVAGIGGALYAHTATYVDHLTFTVLLATFAISYPILGGLSSVFGTLVAVIFIQGVLVEGLRFMGDWRSIVFGLLIVAAMNLKPSGLFDARTARVLRRAIGLGGGEKSRA; this comes from the coding sequence ATGTCCTACTATCTCGGCCTCGCCCAGCTCATCGGGATCCACACGCTTCTCGGGCTGTCCGCCTACGTCCTGATGCTGACCGGCCAGCTCTCTCTGGGGCAGGCCGGGTTCTTTGCCATCGGCGCCTACTGCGCCGGGATTCTCACCGTCATTTTCGAGCTGCACATCGTGCCGGCGCTGCTCGCCGGGGCGTTGTTCGCGGCGTTCTTCGCGTTCCTCGTGGGCTTTCCGGCCTTGCGGGTGAAGGGGCTGATGCTGGTGGTGGCCACCATCGCGTTCGGAGACTTCGTGCGCCTGTTCTTCTTCAACCTGAGCTGGCGCGTGCCCCGCGACGGCATCCACGTGGGACCCGACAGCACCAACGGCTTCCGCGAAATCCGTTACTTCGTGGCCAACGGATGGTCGCCGTGGGAGATCACCCTCTTCGTCTGGACATTCGTCGTGCTGGTGATGGCGGCGCTGTGGTGGATGGACCGTTCCCGCGCCGGCGCGGTGTTGCGGGCGGTGGGAGAAGACGAGCTCGCGGCCCAGAGCGTGGGCATCAGCCTCACCACGGTCAAGGTGACGGCCATGACCGTCGGCGGTTTCGTCGCCGGCATCGGCGGCGCCCTGTACGCGCACACGGCCACCTACGTGGACCATCTGACCTTCACGGTGCTGCTGGCGACCTTCGCGATCTCCTATCCGATCCTCGGCGGCCTCTCCAGCGTGTTCGGCACCCTGGTGGCGGTCATCTTCATTCAGGGCGTGCTGGTGGAAGGGCTCCGGTTCATGGGGGACTGGCGCAGCATCGTGTTCGGATTGCTCATCGTCGCCGCCATGAACCTGAAGCCCTCGGGCCTGTTCGATGCCCGCACCGCCCGTGTCCTGAGGCGCGCCATCGGCCTCGGCGGCGGGGAGAAGTCCCGTGCTTGA